A genome region from Vanessa cardui chromosome 24, ilVanCard2.1, whole genome shotgun sequence includes the following:
- the LOC124539965 gene encoding mitochondrial import inner membrane translocase subunit Tim23, translating to MSLFSDIIPINKNEEKKSASANLSPYLNFDPHYIPKMQPEFLYPDESHMASTARRSNVALPIIGMSFMSGSGLGGMAGLYKGLRATTLAGQTGKVRRTQLINYVMKQGTTTGCTLGILASFYSSIALGVTWLRDKEDTANTFIAATATGILYKSTAGLRSMGLGAAAGITLAGLYTLITDNDNIWSKARYIRM from the exons aGAAGAAATCGGCCAGCGCAAACCTATCGCCCTATCTTAACTTCGATCCGCACTATATACCGAAAATGCAACCAGAATTCTTATATCCTGATGAGAGCCACATGGCTTCGACTGCTAGACGATCGAATGTCGCTTTACCTATTATCGGAATGTCGTTTATGTCAGGCTCAG GTTTAGGGGGTATGGCTGGTCTCTACAAAGGATTAAGAGCAACAACTCTGGCGGGACAAACGGGCAAAGTTCGCAGGACACAATTAATTAACTATGTAATGAAACAAG gcACAACAACAGGTTGTACTCTAGGTATCTTAGCttcattttattcaagtattgCCCTTGGAGTTACTTGGCTCCGCGATAAAGAAGATACCGCCAACACATTCATTGCTGCAACGGCTACTGGAATTCTCTACAAAAGCACGGCCGGTCTCCGCTCAATGGGCTTAGGGGCAGCTGCCGGAATAACCCTAGCAGGATTATATACCCTAATAACggataatgataatatatggaGTAAAGCTAGATATATCAGAATGTAA